In the genome of Vanacampus margaritifer isolate UIUO_Vmar chromosome 1, RoL_Vmar_1.0, whole genome shotgun sequence, one region contains:
- the itchb gene encoding itchy E3 ubiquitin protein ligase b isoform X1 — protein MASEVTKAGSANGYPMKAQLQITVLSAKLKENKKNWFGPSPYVEVTVDGQSRKTEKCNNTHSPKWKQPLTVIVTPFSKLVFRVWSHQTLKSDILLGIAKLDISATLKSNNMKISDVVQTIQLCTDRDHKDVVGDLSVCLDGMTVDPEMFAKAEVDHQNLSNGESRSNGEQTPRHSRDSSPAVDSVEQRSSPRGRRSGTASGSPLVSAGSVRPLRPPRPSRPPPPTPCRPTSSPASSSNSSTVTESSNGQSGSETPVRTTVPGPSAAPDCSPSLGSDSNTPSVASTAGPPATRQPMSSISSAVSSRVPAANSGPLPPGWEQRVDQNGRLYFVDHVEKRTTWERPDPLPQGWERRVDQMGRVYFVDHITRTTTWQRPTVETVRNYEQWQNQRRQLQGAMQQFNQRFIIGAQEQATASQNKEYDPLGPLPNGWEKRTDSNGRVYFVHHPTRSTQWEDPRSQGLLNDKPLPEGWEMRFTVDGIPYFVDHNRKTTTYIDPRTGKSSLENGPQITYVRDFKAKVQYFRFWCQQLAMPQHIKINVSRKTLFEDSFQQIMSFNAQDLRRRLWIIFPGEEGLDYGGVAREWFFLLSHEVLNPMYCLFEYAGKENYCLQINPASYINPDHLKYFKFIGRFIAMALFHSKFIDTGFSLPFYKRILNKPLALKDLESVDPEFYNSLIWIKDNNIEECGLEMFFCVDKEILGEITTHDLKPGGGEIQVTEENKEEYIRLVAEWRLSRGVEEQTQAFFEGFNEVLPQQYLQYFDAKELEVMLCGMQEIDLADWQRNTIYRHYARGSKQIMWFWQFIKEMDNEKRMRLLQFVTGTCRLPVGGFADLMGSNGPQKFCIEKVGKENWLPRSHTCFNRLDLPPYKSYEQLKEKLMFAIEETEGFGQE, from the exons ATGGCAAGTGAAGTCACTAAGGCAGGCAGTGCCAACGGTTACCCTATGAAGGCACAGCTACAAATTACTG TGCTATCAGCAAAACTGAAAGAGAACAAGAAGAACTGGTTTGGTCCCAGTCCTTATGTGGAAGTTACTGTTGATGGTCAGTCCAGGAAAACAGAGAAATGCAACAACACCCACAGTCCCAAATGGAAACAGCCACTCACAGT GATTGTGACTCCCTTCAGCAAACTGGTGTTTCGAGTGTGGAGCCACCAAACCCTCAAGTCTGACATCCTGCTCGGCATAGCCAAATTGGACATCAGTGCCACGCTTAAGTCCAACAACATGAAAA TCTCTGACGTGGTGCAGACCATACAGCTGTGTACAGACCGAGACCACAAGGACGTGGTGGGAGACTTGTCTGTCTGCCTGGACGGCATGACAGTTGACCCCGAAATGTTCGCCAAGGCTGAAGTCGACCATCAGA ATCTATCAAATGGAGAATCCCGTTCTAATGGAGAACAAACACCAAG ACACAGCCGAGACAGTTCCCCTGCTGTGGACAGCGTTGAGCAACGCTCATCTCCCCGGGGACGAAGGTCAGGGACCGCCTCTGGTTCTCCCCTGGTGTCAGCAGGGAGTGTGCGGCCTTTGCGGCCACCCAGACCCTCCAGACCACCCCCTCCAACCCCTTGCAGACCCACCTCGTCACCAG CCTCTTCCAGCAATAGCTCTACTGTGACTGAAAGCAGCAATGGTCAGTCGGGTTCAGAGACACCTGTGCGTACTACTGTCCCAGGGCCCTCAGCAGCCCCAGACTGCAGCCCTTCACTGGGTTCGGACAGCAACACTCCATCTGTAGCATCTACCGCTGGACCTCCAGCAACCAGACAGCCAATGAGCAGCATCAGCTCTGCTGTCTCATCTAGAGTCCCTGCAGCCAACTCTGGACCTTTGCCTCCAGG GTGGGAGCAGAGGGTCGATCAGAACGGCAGGTTGTATTTTGTTGACCATGTAGAAAAGAGAACGACATGGGAACGTCCAGATCCCTTACCTCAAGG CTGGGAACGTCGTGTTGACCAGATGGGCCGCGTTTACTTTGTCGACCACATTACGCGGACCACCACGTGGCAGCGTCCCACAGTGGAGACTGTGCGCAACTATGAGCAGTGGCAGAACCAGCGCAGGCAGTTGCAGGGTGCCATGCAACAGTTCAACCAGAGGTTTATAATTGGG GCACAGGAACAGGCGACAGCCTCACAAAATAAGGAGTATGATCCGCTGGGACCTCTGCCAAATGGATGGG AGAAGAGAACAGACAGCAATGGAAGAGTGTATTTTGTGCATCATCCTACACGGTCGACACAGTGGGAGGACCCACGTTCACAGGG gTTGCTGAATGATAAGCCACTTCCAGAGGGATGGGAGATGAGGTTTACTGTGGATGGTATTCCCTATTTTGTAGACCACAACAGGAAAACTACCACTTACATTGACCCCCGCACTGGAAAATCCTCACT TGAAAATGGGCCTCAGATCACCTATGTCAGAGATTTCAAAGCCAAAGTACAATACTTCAGATTTTGGTGCCAG caACTGGCGATGCCTCAACACATCAAGATCAACGTGTCACGAAAAACTCTGTTTGAGGACTCCTTTCAGCAG ATAATGAGCTTCAACGCTCAGGATTTGCGAAGAAGACTGTGGATTATCTTTCCTGGAGAAGAAGGCCTCGACTACGGAGGGGTTGCCAG GGAATGGTTCTTCCTGTTGTCCCATGAAGTGTTGAACCCCATGTACTGCCTTTTTGAATATGCTGGAAAAGAAAACTACTGTCTTCAAATAAATCCCGCCTCCTACATAAATCCTGATCACCTTAAGTATTTCAAGTTCATTGGCCGTTTCATTGCCATG GCGCTTTTTCACAGCAAGTTCATAGACACGGGTTTCTCATTACCATTTTACAAGCGCATCTTGAACAAGCCTTTGGCCCTCAAAGACCTAGAGTCAGTTGACCCGGAGTTTTACAACTCCCTCATTTGGATCAA GGACAACAACATCGAAGAGTGTGGCTTGGAAATGTTCTTTTGTGTTGACAAGGAAATCTTAGGGGAAATCACTACGCACGACCTGAAACCAGGCGGAGGAGAGATCCAAGTTACGGAGGAGAACAAGGAAGAGTACATCAG GTTGGTAGCAGAGTGGAGGCTGTCGAGAGGAGTGGAAGAGCAGACCCAAGCGTTTTTTGAGGGTTTCAATGAGGTCCTCCCACAGCAGTACCTGCAGTATTTTGATGCCAAAGAGTTGGAA GTGATGCTTTGTGGCATGCAGGAGATTGACCTCGCCGATTGGCAAAGAAATACCATCTACAGACACTATGCTCGCGGCAGCAAGCAGATCATGTGGTTCTGGCAG TTCATAAAAGAAATGGACAATGAGAAGAGAATGAGGCTGCTTCAGTTTGTCACTGGTACCTGTCGCCTGCCTGTTGGAGGTTTTGCTGACCTCATGG GAAGCAACGGTCCCCAGAAGTTCTGCATTGAGAAGGTGGGAAAGGAAAACTGGCTTCCCAGAAGCCACACCTG
- the itchb gene encoding itchy E3 ubiquitin protein ligase b isoform X2, translating into MLNHNLLPVDLAAADHWWEQRVDQNGRLYFVDHVEKRTTWERPDPLPQGWERRVDQMGRVYFVDHITRTTTWQRPTVETVRNYEQWQNQRRQLQGAMQQFNQRFIIGAQEQATASQNKEYDPLGPLPNGWEKRTDSNGRVYFVHHPTRSTQWEDPRSQGLLNDKPLPEGWEMRFTVDGIPYFVDHNRKTTTYIDPRTGKSSLENGPQITYVRDFKAKVQYFRFWCQQLAMPQHIKINVSRKTLFEDSFQQIMSFNAQDLRRRLWIIFPGEEGLDYGGVAREWFFLLSHEVLNPMYCLFEYAGKENYCLQINPASYINPDHLKYFKFIGRFIAMALFHSKFIDTGFSLPFYKRILNKPLALKDLESVDPEFYNSLIWIKDNNIEECGLEMFFCVDKEILGEITTHDLKPGGGEIQVTEENKEEYIRLVAEWRLSRGVEEQTQAFFEGFNEVLPQQYLQYFDAKELEVMLCGMQEIDLADWQRNTIYRHYARGSKQIMWFWQFIKEMDNEKRMRLLQFVTGTCRLPVGGFADLMGSNGPQKFCIEKVGKENWLPRSHTCFNRLDLPPYKSYEQLKEKLMFAIEETEGFGQE; encoded by the exons ATGCTGAACCacaatttgctcccagtggacctggcagcagccgaccactg GTGGGAGCAGAGGGTCGATCAGAACGGCAGGTTGTATTTTGTTGACCATGTAGAAAAGAGAACGACATGGGAACGTCCAGATCCCTTACCTCAAGG CTGGGAACGTCGTGTTGACCAGATGGGCCGCGTTTACTTTGTCGACCACATTACGCGGACCACCACGTGGCAGCGTCCCACAGTGGAGACTGTGCGCAACTATGAGCAGTGGCAGAACCAGCGCAGGCAGTTGCAGGGTGCCATGCAACAGTTCAACCAGAGGTTTATAATTGGG GCACAGGAACAGGCGACAGCCTCACAAAATAAGGAGTATGATCCGCTGGGACCTCTGCCAAATGGATGGG AGAAGAGAACAGACAGCAATGGAAGAGTGTATTTTGTGCATCATCCTACACGGTCGACACAGTGGGAGGACCCACGTTCACAGGG gTTGCTGAATGATAAGCCACTTCCAGAGGGATGGGAGATGAGGTTTACTGTGGATGGTATTCCCTATTTTGTAGACCACAACAGGAAAACTACCACTTACATTGACCCCCGCACTGGAAAATCCTCACT TGAAAATGGGCCTCAGATCACCTATGTCAGAGATTTCAAAGCCAAAGTACAATACTTCAGATTTTGGTGCCAG caACTGGCGATGCCTCAACACATCAAGATCAACGTGTCACGAAAAACTCTGTTTGAGGACTCCTTTCAGCAG ATAATGAGCTTCAACGCTCAGGATTTGCGAAGAAGACTGTGGATTATCTTTCCTGGAGAAGAAGGCCTCGACTACGGAGGGGTTGCCAG GGAATGGTTCTTCCTGTTGTCCCATGAAGTGTTGAACCCCATGTACTGCCTTTTTGAATATGCTGGAAAAGAAAACTACTGTCTTCAAATAAATCCCGCCTCCTACATAAATCCTGATCACCTTAAGTATTTCAAGTTCATTGGCCGTTTCATTGCCATG GCGCTTTTTCACAGCAAGTTCATAGACACGGGTTTCTCATTACCATTTTACAAGCGCATCTTGAACAAGCCTTTGGCCCTCAAAGACCTAGAGTCAGTTGACCCGGAGTTTTACAACTCCCTCATTTGGATCAA GGACAACAACATCGAAGAGTGTGGCTTGGAAATGTTCTTTTGTGTTGACAAGGAAATCTTAGGGGAAATCACTACGCACGACCTGAAACCAGGCGGAGGAGAGATCCAAGTTACGGAGGAGAACAAGGAAGAGTACATCAG GTTGGTAGCAGAGTGGAGGCTGTCGAGAGGAGTGGAAGAGCAGACCCAAGCGTTTTTTGAGGGTTTCAATGAGGTCCTCCCACAGCAGTACCTGCAGTATTTTGATGCCAAAGAGTTGGAA GTGATGCTTTGTGGCATGCAGGAGATTGACCTCGCCGATTGGCAAAGAAATACCATCTACAGACACTATGCTCGCGGCAGCAAGCAGATCATGTGGTTCTGGCAG TTCATAAAAGAAATGGACAATGAGAAGAGAATGAGGCTGCTTCAGTTTGTCACTGGTACCTGTCGCCTGCCTGTTGGAGGTTTTGCTGACCTCATGG GAAGCAACGGTCCCCAGAAGTTCTGCATTGAGAAGGTGGGAAAGGAAAACTGGCTTCCCAGAAGCCACACCTG